Proteins encoded together in one Colius striatus isolate bColStr4 chromosome 3, bColStr4.1.hap1, whole genome shotgun sequence window:
- the LOC133625186 gene encoding glucagon receptor-like yields MRDVLGPGCGHSLVHFAWMWLFSVQNGGAKVLEKTFEEWMRYRDECLRRMASEPYPAGLFCNRTFDMYVCWPDGSPGAAVNVSCPFYLPWFEKVKHGLVSRRCGTDGQWVTANGSRPWRDHAQCEEEPEAAAEEDGARRLMLSFKVLYTVGYSLSLLTLVSALLVLTIFRKLRCTRNYIHANLFASFGLRATSVMVKDALLERRWGTELLHVADWEALLSHQAALGCRAAQVLMQYCILANHYWFLVEAVYLYKLLIGAVFSEKNYYRLYLYLGWGTPVVFVLPWMAAKYLKENAECWALNENMAYWWIIRVPILLASLINLLIFMRILKVILAKLRANQKGYADYKLRLARATLTLIPLFGIHEVVFIFATDEQTTGVLRYVKVFFTLFLNSFQGFLVAVLYCFANKEVKSEMRKKWQLWKLDHPSLCCAQ; encoded by the exons ATGAGGGACGTCCTGGGGCCTGGCTGCGGGCACAGCCTCGTCCACTTTGCCTGGATGTGGCTGTTCTCCGTGCAG AACGGCGGGGCCAAAGTGCTGGAGAAGACGTTTGAGGAGTGGATGAGGTACCGTGACGAGTGCTTGAGGAGGATGGCGAGCGAGCCCTACCCAGCAG GGCTCTTCTGCAACCGGACGTTTGACATGTACGTGTGCTGGCCCGACGGCAGCCCCGGCGCCGCCGTCAACGTCTCCTGCCCCTTCTACCTGCCCTGGTTTGAGAAAG TGAAGCACGGGCTGGTGAGCCGCCGCTGCGGCACCGACGGCCAGTGGGTCACGGCCAACGGCAGCCGGCCCTGGAGGGACCACGCACAGTGCGAGGAGGAGCCCGAGGCTGCCGCGGAGGAG GACGGTGCCCGCCGGCTGATGCTCAGCTTCAAGGTGCTCTACACCGTGGGCTACTCGCTGTCGCTCCTGACCCTGGTCTCCGCCCTCCTCGTCCTCACCATCTTCAG GAAGCTGCGCTGCACCAGGAACTACATCCACGCCAACCTCTTCGCCTCCTTCGGGCTGCGAGCCACGTCCGTGATGGTGAAGGACGCGCTGCTGGAGAGGCGCTGGGGCACCGAGCTGCTGCACGTGGCCGACTGGGAGGCTCTGCTGAGCCACCAG GCGGCGCTGGGCTGCCGTGCGGCGCAGGTGCTGATGCAGTACTGCATCCTCGCCAACCACTACTGGTTCCTGGTGGAAGCCGTTTACCTCTACAAGCTGCTCATCGGGGCCGTCTTCTCCGAGAAGAATTACTACAGGCTCTACCTCTACCTGGGCTGGG GGACCCCCGTGGTGTTCGTGCTGCCCTGGATGGCCGCCAAGTACCTGAAGGAGAACGCGGA GTGCTGGGCGCTGAACGAGAACATGGCTTACTGGTGGATCATCCGTGTGCCCATCCTGCTCGCCTCGCTG ATCAACCTGCTGATCTTCATGAGGATCCTCAAGGTGATCCTGGCCAAGCTCAGGGCCAACCAGAAGGGCTACGCAGACTACAAGCTGCG CTTGGCCAGAGCCACTCTCACCCTCATCCCCCTCTTTGGGATCCACGAGGTCGTTTTCATCTTCGCCACGGACGAGCAAACCACGGGCGTCCTGCGCTACGTCAAGGTGTTCTTCACCCTCTTCCTCAACTCCTTCcag GGCTTCCTGGTGGCTGTGCTTTACTGCTTCGCCAACAAGGAG GTGAAGtcagagatgaggaagaagtGGCAGCTCTGGAAACTCGACCACCCATCGCTCTGCTGTGCCCAGTGA